One part of the Microlunatus elymi genome encodes these proteins:
- a CDS encoding sialidase family protein: MKRATSERPRLLSKVRLTVAAAAAGTLTLLAVGSAALPGTAASADGRPGVAQGPAGGYACRQYLPLPDNSYLPPDITKWRVHAGTLAQAPNGDLLYAFYGGKSEGSADQNLYLSRLPKGESTWQKPQLLFDEPGKADGNPILWTDGKVVHAFFVTIFGHGWEQSSIRQISSVDNGRSWSAPTYIHQDWGLMTGTRPFRMSNGEVLLPVYDEAASTSGFMIAGPDLKTWTAYPSNHEDWLHSPNGSIQPTVVELEPGHLLAYLRTGDGSVYRTQSTDYGRTWSTPERSELGNPNSRVALLKLDNGDLVVGYNPWVEHHSPLRISLSTDKTKTWTPPWSYTVDVENAMGPQYTYPYLIQSDDGMIHMAYSANRDRMAEITFNEQYLESGVSLLSKDGWGATEFRNGRVSSVDRCKFRMGQG; the protein is encoded by the coding sequence ATGAAACGGGCCACTTCCGAGCGACCGCGTCTGCTCAGCAAGGTACGGCTGACCGTTGCCGCCGCTGCAGCCGGAACGCTCACCCTGCTTGCCGTCGGCTCTGCTGCCCTGCCCGGCACCGCGGCGTCGGCCGACGGCCGCCCCGGTGTGGCGCAGGGCCCGGCCGGTGGCTACGCCTGCCGGCAGTATCTGCCGCTGCCCGACAACTCCTATCTGCCGCCCGACATCACCAAGTGGCGAGTGCACGCGGGCACTCTGGCTCAAGCGCCGAACGGCGACCTGCTGTATGCCTTCTACGGCGGGAAAAGCGAGGGCTCGGCCGACCAGAATCTCTATCTGTCGCGGCTGCCCAAGGGCGAATCGACCTGGCAGAAGCCTCAACTCCTGTTCGACGAACCGGGCAAGGCGGACGGCAATCCGATCTTGTGGACCGATGGCAAGGTCGTCCACGCCTTCTTCGTGACGATCTTCGGGCACGGCTGGGAGCAGTCCAGCATCCGGCAGATCTCGTCGGTCGACAACGGGCGCAGCTGGTCGGCACCGACCTACATCCACCAGGACTGGGGTCTGATGACCGGCACCCGTCCGTTCCGGATGAGCAACGGCGAGGTGCTGCTGCCGGTCTACGACGAGGCCGCCTCCACCTCCGGGTTCATGATCGCCGGCCCGGACCTCAAGACCTGGACGGCCTACCCCAGCAACCACGAGGACTGGTTGCACTCGCCGAACGGATCCATCCAGCCGACCGTGGTCGAGCTCGAACCGGGCCATCTGCTCGCCTACCTGCGAACCGGCGACGGCTCGGTCTACCGCACCCAGTCCACCGACTACGGCCGCACCTGGTCCACTCCCGAACGCAGCGAACTCGGCAATCCCAACTCCCGGGTCGCGCTGCTCAAGCTCGACAACGGTGATCTTGTCGTCGGCTACAACCCGTGGGTCGAACACCACTCTCCGCTGCGGATCTCCTTGTCCACGGACAAGACCAAGACCTGGACACCGCCCTGGAGCTACACCGTGGACGTGGAGAATGCGATGGGGCCGCAGTACACGTACCCCTATCTGATCCAGTCCGACGACGGGATGATCCACATGGCGTACTCGGCAAATCGCGACCGAATGGCGGAGATCACCTTCAACGAGCAGTACCTCGAATCCGGCGTCAGCCTGCTGTCCAAGGACGGTTGGGGTGCGACCGAGTTCCGCAACGGCCGGGTCAGCTCGGTGGACAGGTGCAAGTTCCGAATGGGTCAGGGCTGA
- a CDS encoding glycoside hydrolase family 28 protein: protein MGSAVVKITDFGAVADGRTDCTAAIAASIGDVARTGGGRVVIPPGTYHTGPIHLLDDIDLHLTAGAVLQFSQDPDDYLPIVRTRYEGVDCYNYSPFVYAAGRANISLTGKGILDGSADDHHWWDWTRAGGDAGDGPAKRELLDAAAAGVPVAERRFGSGSRLRPGFVQFVDCRQVLVEGLTIRNSPMWVLHPLLCEDVIIRDVTVDSHGPNNDGCNPESCRNVLITGCTFDTGDDCIAIKSGKDHDGRRVNVPCENVVITDCLMRAGHGGITLGSETSGGIRNVVGERCTMDSPDLKRALRIKSSPRRGGVIENVRFRDITIGSVADAVIEIALDYENVRSGPYPPTVRDIEFSRVTAATAAPALNLVGLPEAPITDVRLIDCSFASMRSADRIEHVIGLQQ from the coding sequence ATGGGCTCGGCTGTTGTCAAGATCACCGACTTCGGCGCGGTTGCCGACGGCCGTACGGACTGCACCGCTGCCATCGCCGCATCGATCGGCGACGTGGCACGGACGGGTGGTGGCCGGGTGGTCATTCCACCCGGCACCTACCACACCGGGCCGATCCACCTGCTCGACGACATCGACCTGCATCTGACCGCCGGTGCGGTGCTGCAGTTCAGTCAGGATCCTGACGACTACCTGCCGATCGTCCGCACCCGCTACGAAGGAGTGGACTGCTACAACTACTCCCCCTTCGTGTACGCAGCCGGCCGGGCCAACATATCCCTGACCGGCAAGGGAATTCTCGACGGCAGCGCCGATGACCATCACTGGTGGGACTGGACCCGAGCCGGCGGCGACGCCGGCGATGGACCGGCCAAACGGGAGTTGCTCGACGCCGCCGCGGCCGGTGTCCCGGTGGCCGAACGCCGCTTCGGCAGCGGATCGCGGCTGCGGCCCGGCTTCGTCCAGTTCGTCGACTGCCGTCAGGTGCTGGTCGAGGGTCTCACCATCCGCAACTCGCCGATGTGGGTGCTGCATCCGCTGCTCTGCGAGGACGTGATCATCCGGGACGTTACCGTCGACAGTCACGGTCCCAACAACGACGGCTGCAATCCCGAGTCCTGCCGCAACGTGTTGATCACCGGCTGCACGTTCGACACCGGCGACGACTGCATCGCGATCAAGTCCGGGAAGGATCACGACGGGCGCCGGGTGAACGTGCCGTGCGAGAACGTCGTGATCACCGACTGCCTGATGCGGGCCGGCCACGGCGGTATCACGCTCGGCAGCGAGACCAGCGGCGGCATCCGCAATGTGGTCGGCGAACGCTGCACGATGGACAGCCCGGATCTCAAGCGGGCTTTGCGCATCAAGTCCAGTCCCCGCCGCGGAGGGGTGATCGAGAACGTACGATTCCGCGACATCACGATCGGTTCGGTCGCCGATGCGGTGATCGAGATTGCCCTCGATTACGAGAACGTCCGCAGCGGGCCGTATCCGCCGACGGTTCGTGACATCGAGTTCAGCAGGGTCACCGCCGCGACCGCCGCGCCTGCACTGAATCTGGTCGGTCTGCCCGAGGCTCCGATCACCGACGTCCGTTTGATCGACTGCAGCTTCGCGTCGATGCGTTCAGCCGACCGGATCGAGCACGTGATCGGCCTCCAGCAGTAG